In Lentibacillus amyloliquefaciens, one DNA window encodes the following:
- a CDS encoding competence type IV pilus minor pilin ComGF, whose product MLKTKLNNSVYTAIRPNEKGVTFISVLFMISIIFTTIPFTVYLVKAVDVTSNYDALSVQQFFFYMRDEVISASDLTIETSKLTLEQPDGSTATLEKSDDRIVRRLNNGFEIYLRDVQDVTFTSSSYGVHASITTINGDQYEKSIVYYN is encoded by the coding sequence ATGTTAAAAACAAAACTGAACAATTCTGTATATACGGCTATCCGGCCAAATGAAAAAGGTGTGACGTTTATTTCAGTTCTTTTCATGATCAGTATTATCTTTACGACGATTCCTTTTACCGTCTATCTTGTTAAAGCAGTGGATGTCACTTCGAATTATGATGCATTATCAGTGCAGCAATTTTTCTTTTACATGCGCGACGAAGTTATTTCAGCGTCTGATTTAACAATCGAAACAAGCAAACTGACACTGGAGCAGCCTGATGGATCAACAGCAACTTTGGAAAAATCTGATGACCGTATTGTACGACGGCTCAATAATGGCTTTGAGATTTATTTGCGGGATGTTCAGGATGTAACATTCACATCTTCTTCATATGGCGTGCATGCGTCAATTACAACAATAAATGGTGATCAGTATGAAAAATCCATTGTCTACTATAACTAA
- the comGG gene encoding competence type IV pilus minor pilin ComGG has protein sequence MKNPLSTITNQQGFILPYVLFFIALSLIIVTSTVHLYQNEIHITENQTEQIKIETLFQMARTQAKESIRTASETNDTMSYTFPYGDVLVEYGKLNDHEYRLLFTIETDSGAKHVVNDQIFYQSE, from the coding sequence ATGAAAAATCCATTGTCTACTATAACTAATCAGCAAGGCTTTATCCTTCCTTATGTTCTGTTTTTCATAGCTCTGTCATTGATTATTGTTACTTCAACTGTCCACCTATACCAAAATGAGATTCATATCACAGAAAACCAGACAGAACAAATCAAAATCGAAACATTATTTCAAATGGCCCGAACACAGGCCAAGGAATCGATTAGAACTGCATCTGAAACAAATGATACCATGTCTTACACTTTTCCCTATGGGGATGTTCTCGTGGAATACGGGAAACTTAACGACCACGAGTATCGATTGCTTTTTACGATTGAAACAGACTCCGGCGCTAAGCACGTTGTTAACGATCAGATTTT